A window of the Astyanax mexicanus isolate ESR-SI-001 chromosome 22, AstMex3_surface, whole genome shotgun sequence genome harbors these coding sequences:
- the LOC111191383 gene encoding uncharacterized protein LOC111191383 has protein sequence MELTVKLVSGEGRVVRVSTGATVGELRRAVAQSFGEPVERVRLSTANANDIRPTTLDNDSAPLSSFGLSHGSALMLLLRLLAVTQVIVKNEKGQNKTYDVGEEETVVQLQRKIYNKDGVPEDQQRLIHNGRQMEAGRKLKDYNVTNGSIIYLTLRLRGG, from the coding sequence ATGGAGCTGACGGTGAAGCTGGTTAGTGGAGAGGGGCGGGTGGTGCGGGTGAGCACCGGGGCGACGGTGGGGGAGCTGAGGCGGGCGGTGGCTCAGAGTTTCGGCGAGCCGGTCGAGCGAGTTCGGCTCTCCACCGCCAACGCCAATGACATACGACCTACGACCCTGGACAACGACTCCGCACCCCTGAGCAGCTTTGGCCTGAGCCACGGCTCCGCCCTCATGCTGCTGCTCCGCTTGCTGGCGGTGACCCAGGTGATCGTGAAGAACGAGAAGGGTCAGAATAAGACGTACGACGTGGGCGAGGAGGAGACGGTGGTTCAGCTGCAGAGAAAGATCTACAACAAGGATGGAGTTCCTGAGGACCAGCAGCGCCTCATCCACAACGGCCGACAGATGGAGGCGGGGAGGAAGCTGAAGGACTACAACGTCACCAACGGAAGCATCATTTACCTGACCCTCCGTCTACGGGGAGGCTAG